The nucleotide window GTGTTCCGCGATGGCGACGGCCACGAGGGCTTCAATGCGGTGGTGCGCATCGACGACCACCGGCGGCCGGACGTCACCCATTACCTGTGGCTGGACCGCATCGCATCGGTGACGCCGCTGGGGTCGGCCTGATGCCGCACCTGCCGACCGCCGACATCGCCTGCCCGTACTGCGGGGAAACCATCACCCTGGTGGTGGACGATTCGGCTGGCGACCAGCGCTACGTCGAGGACTGCCACGTCTGCTGTCGGCCGATCGAAGTGCGCGTGAGCGTGGACGACGAGGGCATGGTCTTGGTGGATGCGTGGGGACAGGATGACGCCTGACGGCGTTGCGGAACCGTAACGCGCGTATCGCCGCGGGCGGGCGTATGCTCGGCCCCGGTCCTGCAACCAACCCGGGGAGGGGAGATGAATACGACCACGCATGCTGCAAACAAGCCGTCGCTGGGCTTCTGGATCACCGGCCTGGCCGCGCTGGTATGGAACCTGATCGGCGCGGCCATGTGGTACCTGCAGGTCAACATGTCCGCCGGGCAGCTGGCGGCGATGACCGACGCACAACGCCAGGTCTACGAGGCCACGCCGGGCTGGCTCAACATCGCCTTTGCGGTGGCGGTGTTCGCCGGCGTGCTGGGTGCGCTGGGA belongs to Pseudoxanthomonas sp. F37 and includes:
- a CDS encoding CPXCG motif-containing cysteine-rich protein: MPHLPTADIACPYCGETITLVVDDSAGDQRYVEDCHVCCRPIEVRVSVDDEGMVLVDAWGQDDA